Below is a genomic region from Sander vitreus isolate 19-12246 chromosome 15, sanVit1, whole genome shotgun sequence.
gaatgtcagagtgaatatttcggcatggtctttaaaacattagcaaacctctttctagcacgtgtattaacagggagagcctaacctgtcagctgtgttgtcgatgcttcgagagaacaaaggaagcgactcacagcttgccgtaaagcagtatctctggccgtatatatgtatatgacgtcattgacattttaaaaagctttttagaacaaaaaagccactttaaaaaaatctaacacccagcagtgtgtattttcttagcctcccctttcgaatgcaacattcaaattactagacaaaaaatgatatcctgagaaaagtggattgtgaggggtatagctccatacagtcccattcattctgcactggcctgtgagcgccccctatatggaactctggtggaactgcaaccagttcagaagccggaagtaacgagagagtggaacttcttcccttattagaaattctttgggatcaccaaagttattacaaacCATCCTGATGGGAACATGAATGATGAACCACATTTCATTACAATCCatgcaatagttgttgagatacaATAACAAGTGTTTATTTGCAATAGCTgcaaacacagaacacacaaaGTTGTGGCTATTAGGTGGAGAATGTTTTGTGGAACGACCAACCGACAGAGACATAAAGCTGCTGATCgctgctaaaaaaacaaaccatttaaaTCTGATGATGATCACTAAAGTCagcaggattcatcctctggagaaCTCAAATGTCTTCACATCCCTCCACAAAGTTTTATACCAATCTACCACATAGATATAGAGATATTTGACTAAAGAAAATGTTGACActacaggaaaagtcagaggatcccCAAAGTCATTAgaattcatcctctggagaaCATGAACATCTGAACCAAATGTCACAGCAATCCATCCCATTGTTGTCAAAATATTTTACtctaaaccacaaatgtcaacctcatggtggtgctaaaGGAAActtcagaggatcaccaaagtcagtaggattcatcctcttgggatcatgaatgtctgtacaatatTCCATTATAATCCATCTGATAGTTGTTGAACTATTTCAGTCTTGACCAAGGGCAGacctgctagcatggctaaaaagtaGAATATATAATTTGGACAAGCAAGATGCAGATGaagttttcttttattgtcaaagaaaagtgaaaaaagaaaaacaggaaagtAAAAGAATACATACAGTGTCTCTGACTTGACAGAACAATCATGAGGTAAAACGCCATTGTTATGCTTTAAAAGTGTTATTTGAAGAGCGGACACACAAACGTTTCATGGGAAAGAGTCCTTTCTCCCGTCAGAGTGTATTCACACCTCATAATACACAAACTAGTGAAACTGGTGTCTCTAAAGTAAACTGCATAAAGAGACGCCTACAACTGCAAGTAAAATATAACAAGTATCGCTGTACATTGATTGCACTTTCACACATTTTAAAGGAAAACAGGAGCAATAAGTATTTGCAGTAATTTGGATTTAGTTAACCAACAACACATATCCAAGCTGCATCAgatcttttgttttaaaaaaaaaaaagacatttcctcTTTGTAATAAAAAACACTGCTACCCTGTCGAGTCCCAAGTGTTTTTCTTGGCACATAGAAGGTCAGGTATTCATTTACAGGCACAGTGGCCTTTTTCATAGTGAGCTTTTTAAGGTCTTAATAGTTCTTGGTTGGAGAATTTTGCCTCAAGCTGTTTAAAATTTTACACTGCTAAGTATCAAAGAAAGTGGTTACTAAATACTACTTCTACAAGAAATATTTCGGTCtgatatgaaataaaacatctcTGTTCACTCTCCCTTGAAAAAAAGCAACTTATCCTGCCTAATAATTATTAATCTAGTTAAACTGTTActaattatttttgaaaaatgcaTACAGAGAATAGTTAGTACCAAAACCCcatgcaaaaaaacaacctaataGAGTAAATCACTCCTACATCAAACATCATTTGGCAAATATGTCAATATTCATCATCATAGTGCTGCTGTCACagtatttacatattaaaaacAATTCTCAGCAACTTCTCTGTCAGTAGTCGTGTTTCCATACATGTATTTTAAGCATTGCATTAGAAAAGgtgtatgaaaaaaagaatatgttGAGATGGTTTTGCCTTTGTGGAAAAACAGTTGATGCTCTACATTGGACATTGAAACGCCTTTGCCAAATAAGTTCTGACATGGCGAACATTTAACTCACaggactgatcagctgtttccacTGTCAGCTTCTTCCTGGATATTCCCGTAATGTGTCTTCATCTCCGAACAGCATGAAACAGAAaaattaaaactgaaaaaattTCTGAAAACCTCTCTCGTAGATGCTATATAGCCAAGGCGACTCTTTTTGTTTCTGGTTAGCAACCTCCACTTGTTCTACTCAGTTTGCTGGCGGATTACAGCCTAACTACAGTGTAGCCTAGTTCTTTTTCGCactaaaccagttgatggaaacacaTTTCTATTTTGCAACATTTGAAAACCTTAAAATTTGCTGGACGATTGAATGGAAACAAGACTAATCATAGCCTTGGCCTTACACCTGCTGACACCACTGGGTTATTACTTCCTATTTAAAAACTGTGGATCAGTTGTTGATCAGTTAGGCCTGATGTACAATAAACAAAATCGACACACTTTTTATGATATAAACAAAGACCATGATGTGTCATTCTGAAGGCCTGTTAACACCcgcatttaaaagaaaatttgaATGTACTCTCTCGCTTTGGTGACATGAATCAATGCAAATACATATAGTATGTAATAACATATTTCAATTTGTGTCATTGACCAATAGCAGGACATCCTGACGGAGTTGACTTTGAGGGAACAGAGAGCCAAAACGGAGGAAGCTATCGTAGCTTATTAGCTGTGTGTTACCATTCAGTTTTACTGAAGCTCCTCTGTCAGAGTATAAACTGGTTTGCTATAGGCTTGCTAACAGTGGATGTATTATACAAACTGGATACCAGAGTCCAAGATGGTGTCCATTTAATCGAATAACAATTGATTGCAGAGAACAGCCCATAAAGTGTGGCCCAGTGCACATGCTCATGCTGTCTTGATACATCTAAGTTGCTAAATGACAGTCACTACGTCACCAAGCTTCTATAACCAAATATTTTGTGAAGGCTGTTTAACTTTTCGGTGCCCTCTCTGGTGTGACCAAGCCCTAATTCTGAAAATTAGTTTTCGTTTGTCTCCAGTCATTTCATAGCTTGATAGTTTTGTTTTCCCCGTGATGATGTGAACTGCTACTGTACACTGTGGCATTTTGTTCTCAGTAGGCATTGGGAATGTACCTCCTGCATGAATCAGCATCAAAATGTAATTCtaaaaatactttaaacatatagaaaaacacaaaaagggaTGCTCGAGTGTAAAAAACAAAGTCTGTTATTCCTAAGTGAGTTTTCAGTGTGAAAGAGGACCAACTATTCCTCAAAGGAGGTTGTCAATCCGGGTGCTCGGGTCTCCCCCTAATGAGTCTCCGAGGTCAAACAGCTGGTCCAGGTTGACGGTGGAGCTACAGAGGAAATCATTGCGACCCTGTTCCTCCTCTTCTGGCCAGGGGCTCTCCAGGAAGGCGGTGGCGAGGAAGGTTTCCTCATCAAAGTCTGACACGTCATTATTCCTTCGGGTCTCCACCAACACGTGGATGTCCGCTGTCCCTGCGGGGGCTTCGACAGGAGAGATGTGGGTCCCCCGCACTGTCAGGTCCTCCTCTTTCATGATGGGGCTCAGAGCTTCGCCTCCCACCAAACTGAGTTCCCCGCTGAGGGCCGAGTCCAGCAGGGCGTCCCAGTCAAAGTCCCCCTTCAGAGGTCCGATCTCCTTCTGTTCGTCCGTGGAGAGCAGTGGGGAGCTGCAGCGCCGGGGGGCTTTGGCCCCGCCATTCCTCGAACCCAGTTTCCTCTTGTGCCCACCTCTTCCCCTCAGCACCGGCCAGGACCCCAGCATGGTCCCTTCAGCCAGATGAGGGTCCCAGTTCTGGTCGGCGCCAGTAGCCTCTTCGAACTCCTGGAGAAGCCGCTGGGACTCAGGGTTGATGCACAGGCCATCCTTAACTCCTGTTGGGCTGCAGGGGCCTCTGGACTGGGGCTGCAGGTTGACCCTGAGCCTGTTCTGCAGGGCCGGGTTGATCTGGACCGGTGGCATCCGCTTCTTCTTATAGGCGCCGCTCAGAAGACGCTCAGCGTACTGCGGGTCAATCTTCCAAAAACCGCCCTTCCCTGGCTCGTCCTTCTGCCGTGGCACCTTGATGAAGCACTTGTTGAGCGACAGGTTGTGTCGAATGGAGTTCTGAAAATAGAGAATCATGTCTTCACATGATGCTGGTTTCATCAAACAAAGCCTTCATTTGGACACCACCTTAAAGGAATGGttttaatattttgggaaatatgcatgTTGTATACTATTCTTAGATGTTCCGATTaataccactttcatgtctaTATGGTAAATAAGAAGCTACAGCGAGAAGCTGGCTAGctaagcttagcataaagactggaaacagggtgaaacagctagcctggctctgtccaaaggtaataaAATCCACCTAACAGTACCTCTACAGCTCACTGactaacatgttatatcttctTTCTGTTTAAACCTGAAGTGTAAGAAGTTGTGGTTTACCAAAGCAAACCAAACTTTACTTAAGTGAATCTCACGGGACATGAGCAATGTGAACCTGTCTGGGTGAAATCAGTATATAGACGGTTGCTATGGCAATTGGAGGTGCTATTGCATCGGATCACTGGAGCATGGACACAACAGGAATTTAGTCAGGATTTAATTTGTCAAAGTCTGGTCATTTCTTAGTGGGGCTATTatggttttttttgtaattcttGCTGCTATAGCCCCACATTTAGTGCCCcctatgacatactatgaataCTCCAAGAAGTCACTGGgtcaagaaatagtttgacGCATAACCTCCAATATAACCACAACTTTTTTACGCTTGGGTTTTTGTACGGTGTAAACAGACAAGATATTACATGTTAATCAGTGAGATTTTGAGGTGCTCGTAAGTGGATTCTGTTACgctaggctagcagtttccccctgctttcagtctttatgctaagctaaccatgcAGCTGCTTGCTGTAGCCTCATATTTACCGTACACAAACATGAGAATGGCTTCAATCTGAatatctaactctctgcaaggaCGCAAATAgtcaaaatgttgaattattctTTTAAAGAGAAGCTACCTTTAAGATGACATGATGTGCATCAGCCTGTATTAGGGTATAGGAAGTAGAGATGACAGAGCACCATACATCACATTAATGCACTGTGTATCCTTGCATTCATCCCactgcctccccccccccttcttcaCTCAAGTCTACATCAGAAAGCAGTGACCCAATGAACTTTGTTAAATATTATCTGCCCCGTGTACTGCTTTACAATAACAGAATGCTCTGAAACGCCTGAGCCAGACACTGAGACACAGGAGTACAGCTAACTGCTTCATCAATCATTTATCCAGCTAAATTAAACCTTTTTCCTGAAAATTCCTGCCCTTTGGAGGGAGAATCTGCTGCTgccgctcctcttcctcctccatcacTTGTTTCTGCTCGAGCAGGAAAACCAGTGCGCAAAATAAGCAATGTGATCAAAATAAGAATCAAGAGCATTGTTGTTTTCTATTAAGGCTTTATGCAGCTGAGGGAAGTGTTGCTGGCCTCTGGAGTTATTAATTACCACCAGCTAAGTCACTAATACTTCAGAGTGTGGCAGCATGACTCTCACTATGTTGGATTTACTTCTACTGTACTTTAAATAGAAAGAATTCAAGTTCCCAGCTGTGATTTGACCGCAAAGAAACTCATTTTCATACAATGGATATTGTGTTTGAAATGCAAGTCCTTTAactgtgtgtggggggtgatatgtatgtgtgttatttttacagtctatggtgtgtgtgtgtgtgtgtgtgtgtgtgtgtgtgtgtgtgtgtgtgtgtgtgtgtgtgtgtgtgtgtgtgtgtgtgggcttgtttaactatattcgtggggtccaaaaaccgggagtccagtatacttgtggggtcccaacagctttgtggggccaaaatactggaccccacaagtttaaagggctgtttgagggttaaggttagggttagggtgagggtaagggttaaggttaggcatttagttgtgattgttaaggttagggtaatgggctagggaatgcattatgtcaatgacgggtccccacaaagatagtgccacaaacctgtgtgtgtgtgtgtgtgtgtgtgtgtgtgtgtgtgtgtgtgtgtgtgtgtgtgtgtgtgtgtgtgtgtgtgcgcgcgtgttgtgtgcgtgtgtgtggtccATACCTGCCAAGTGGGGTCAGCGTGTCGGTAGTAGCAGAAGTTGTCGGTGATCCACTTGTAGATGCAGGACAGAGTGATCTTCGCCTTCTTGCTGGCCTGCATGGCCATGCAGATGAGCGTCGCGTACGAGTAGGGCGGCTTGATGTGCGCGTTGGTCTTGTAGTCCACCTCGTCGGGGCAGTGGCCGTGAGCCACGATGCCGGGGAGAGACTGCAGTCTGCTGTAGGCCGCCGCCGTGGGCTTCCCCGGGGTCAGGGGCATGCCGATGGAGGCGGGGTCCCCGGCCAGAGGGGAGGCCGGGCCATCGGAGCCGAGCGGCTGGTGGCCGAACAGTTGCGGCTGGTGGTGGGCCTGCTGCGGCACGTTGGCACCGAGGATGGAGAACTCCTGCAGCCACTGGAGGCTGGTCAGGCTGTCGTCCAGGTTGACggagctgcagctgctgatgctgctgctgttgtggaCGCTGTCCCGCTCCTCAGCCTGGGCAGCGGCGgtcaccacctcctcctccagcccCACAGAGCCTTCGGCACAGCTCAGAGACAGCatggctctctctctgtcacccagctccttctcctcctccccctgccACCGCCTGACAGGACCGAAAATATATACACCCAACTTCAACAGTGCGAAAGGGCAGGACAATGATGGCCCTATTTGAAAACAGAGCCCCTGTGTGTTGTGCGTAAAGTGAAAGACTTTCAGATTTCCAATTCCCATTTAAATCCAGTGGCAAGTCTGTCACCTGGATGGATGCATGTGTAATGAGAACATGTGGAAGCTAAAACTTGAGAATATCCTGAGAATCTTAAACCCCTTGTCTCTTTTCAGTCTCCATGTCTCAGAACTTTCCTGAAAAACTCTAGTGCGCCATGACGCTCAGCGCAGAAAAGAGCGCACGTCATTAATAACGGCGTCTGAAGGATTTAAACCCAAACAAATGTATTAACTGGTTAAAGAACTTAAACGTAAACTTAAAAAAGACTATCACTTGTGTTATTATAATTTAAATGGATTGTGTGTGTCACCTTTGAGGACATTTGCACACTTAGGACGTTTTACGCGTAAAATACGCATCTTTAGGCTTTAACTACAATTAAAACCAAAGTGCTAATTATTTTTACATTCaatattttaatgaaattaCATAATATATTATAGGCTACTTGTAAGTACAGTGAaatatattgtttattatttaataataattcaaGTTGACCCGATTTTTCAGGCCTTGTGAGCAGTTTACAAGTGTAATATATATTCAGGGGATAAATGATAGAATCTTTTTATAATAACGTTAAAACTCACCTTCTGTCTGCTGTTATGTTGAGTATAGAGACCTTTTAAATCCCAAAGGAGCAGCACGTATTGAACGTTCAGCCTCAGCCTGCTTAAGGTGCACCTGTTTAAACTTgtgagggaaagaaagaaaaagaggaattcCTGTGGACGGTGTTTGGCGCGGTGTTGGGCGCTTCTTCTGCTCTGTGGAGGTCTTTCTAACGGGTGTCAGCGGGATGCAGGATCCGTCGGGGAGCCAGTTTAATACCTGGTGCAGGAGGTTTGTCCAGCAACCATAGAAACGGTACACCCCCCTTGTAAACAGCTTCCCGGTCCTCCATTGGCCTGCTGGTTTCTATAGCGCTTCATTTTTAATCACTCTCAAGTCAACTGAGGCTGCTGCCGCGCAGGTTCTCAAGCTGAGGCCCGGGGACCCAACCGGGGACCTTTTTACTGGAGCAAACGGATTACTGTAATTCTACAGTCATTCAACTCTAGATATTGAATTCATTTAAGGACATAAAAAATTGTGGCCtacatttatcttttattttgacatgtgTTGTAGTGAGCTGCTGAATATGAAGGTACAAATGTCAgcagcattttttaaatatgcagtggtggaatgtaggTAGCCTACATGTAGCCTACTCAAATAGGCCTACTAGCCTACTTAGGTACACATTTTGACGTTGTaagctactttatacttctactcca
It encodes:
- the foxj1a gene encoding forkhead box protein J1-A, whose translation is MLSLSCAEGSVGLEEEVVTAAAQAEERDSVHNSSSISSCSSVNLDDSLTSLQWLQEFSILGANVPQQAHHQPQLFGHQPLGSDGPASPLAGDPASIGMPLTPGKPTAAAYSRLQSLPGIVAHGHCPDEVDYKTNAHIKPPYSYATLICMAMQASKKAKITLSCIYKWITDNFCYYRHADPTWQNSIRHNLSLNKCFIKVPRQKDEPGKGGFWKIDPQYAERLLSGAYKKKRMPPVQINPALQNRLRVNLQPQSRGPCSPTGVKDGLCINPESQRLLQEFEEATGADQNWDPHLAEGTMLGSWPVLRGRGGHKRKLGSRNGGAKAPRRCSSPLLSTDEQKEIGPLKGDFDWDALLDSALSGELSLVGGEALSPIMKEEDLTVRGTHISPVEAPAGTADIHVLVETRRNNDVSDFDEETFLATAFLESPWPEEEEQGRNDFLCSSTVNLDQLFDLGDSLGGDPSTRIDNLL